TATCTCATACTACACTAACAAAAACATTTGTGGCTCATAATGCCAATTGTATCCAAACTAACTATGCATCATGGTAATGATGCAACTTGTACAATAACACTTTTCCTGCAGCATTTCCTAGAGCCATGAATCCTCCGTGAGGACTAAAATCCAAGCAGCGAGGATAGTGCACAAACTGATTTGGAGAGGGCCAGTTTGAAAAAACTGTAAATGATGGAATGTGAACTAGCTTTGAGCTATTTTTATTCATGCCAGAACTGATGGCTAATATTTGGGCATCATGATTAAACTTCATAAAATCCACTTTCGTGGTCAGATTCTCAATTGCCTTGATCGGTCTTCTCTTTCCCCCTAAAAACTCTTGTTTGTTATAGATATTTACGATCCCACTGTCTGAACCAGAAGCAAACAAACTTCCATTTGGCGAAGTGCAAAGAGCAGTACCATTTATGGACCCTTCGTCAACACCTTTGTGAATGCAAGTCCTTGTCCTTAAATCCCAATGGTAAATGTGGCCATCTCCACCAGAACTCAGTAATTGTTGTCCGTCATCAGAGAATGCCGCTGAGCGGACAGTTCCATTCATTTTTAGTGTCCCAATGAGCTCCTTTGTTTTGGTGGAAACTAGCAAAATATATCCTTCATTACCAAGAAAAGCAATTGTATTTGAATCAGGAGATACCTCAAAACTTTCCAGGCTCTTTTCTTCCCTGCCGACTAGAGGACCTACTTTATCTACACTTGCTTTGACCAAATCTAAGACATGGAAGAACTTCCTTCTTCCTGATATAATAACTTGAGACCCATTGGGTAAGAAAGAAGCCTTTTTAATTGGAAAGCCTTCAAGAAAGATGCTTTGGATCATCGTATTTCGTTTCCCGTCAATCTGGAAAAATCTGAGTTTTTTATCCAATCCACCAACAAGGAGCAACTGAGAATTCTTGTGGAACTGAACAGAATTTATCGGTGCATTTGAGGAATCAACTGTATTAGCATCAACTAGTCTTGAATATTCAAGAAGCCCCGGCAACAATTTCGTGCGACTTTTGACAACAAGATCTTCATTTGATTGAAGAATATCATCCACCAACTTGACATCCTTGGAACCATAGTCATCAATATGTTTACCTTCCTTGTCAGAATCTTCATCATCAGAACTGTAGTTTCTGCTTTGATAATCAATTTGGGCCCATTCAGTGCCTGGATTAAGTTTAGCATGTTGAGCCCTTAGTCTTTCCACGTATGTAGAACCAGATACAACATCTTCGCCCTCTTCTTTCCTCAGCTTCCTCAATCTGTTGACACTTGCTAATTTTATTCTAGCcttctcttcttcatcatctaCCCACACAGGTTTCCGCTCTTTCTCCACTTCTATGATCCCTTCTTGCACTAGCTGTGCATCTCCCTCATAAACAGACAATGCACTATCGGCAGCCCGGTCCACAAAGAACATAGCAGAATCATTTCTGCCATCATCTCGCTTTTCATCGTCATCATCCTTCCCGAAACCAACTGGGTTATACAAGGATCCAAACAATAAGTTCTCAAGCTTCTCCATTTCCTGCTTATCCTTGATTTCTACTTCTTTATTCTCTTCATTGTGctctttctttctcttcctattaatttttttctcactttCTTCCTTCCCTTCACCTTTCGTCTTCCTTTTAGACTTTTCATCCCCGATTGAATGAGTAATATTCTGTGATATTAAGCTCGACATTTCCCAAATATCCTATCACTGCAAATACAGGGTGACTCCAAATTATTAAACTCAAATTAGAGAACTCCTTAAACCTAATAAAGGCAATGCAAGTACTTGACAGCAGTTCATTCGAACCAACAAAGAAAAATCAGCTTTAGATatcagaagaaaaaaagagactggaatacatatcaatttattttttcttttcctacaTCCACCAATTCCACCAACTACAACAAAGAAAACAATTGAACTGAAGATAATAAACAAGATGATTATCACATAGCCAAACTTTTAATGTTCACATTCAACAATCACAGAAGTTGATGCAAAAACCATTAAAGAAtcgaagaaaagaaagaaagaaaagaaaaacaaagggaAGTAGAcaatttagcagaaattgttaCCTGAAACGAGGTGTTTTGCTTGTTTTTGTTCTACTGAGGAACGAGAGTTCTGGGAGGAATTAAATCAAACTAGGGCAAACAATTATAGAGGGGCCGGCCGTTTGGGCCTAAAATTTGGGCTAATGTGAATTATTAAgtacaaccaaaaaaaaaacaattatacgTATTGCATCTTGCAGTatgataaccaaaaaaaaaaaattcaattaattggCACTAATAAATAGCCAATTAACAAAAACAACCCTTATTAACGGATGGATTATTTTTTGTACCTGAATTTAAGTATTCTGATAAGgcgttaaattaaattaaagtgaataataatatttgaaaattcaagTTTTATTTGATTATGAATACATATTAAAGAcgtattttgaatttttgtgatGATTACTCTTTTTAAAACTTCTTATTAGTCTAAACAATGATGGTCTATTTCTTAATCATTGTTAGGAGTGTTCAagccaaataaaatatttgaaccAAACCCAAAAACACATAATGACTACATC
The sequence above is a segment of the Solanum lycopersicum chromosome 10, SLM_r2.1 genome. Coding sequences within it:
- the LOC101256636 gene encoding U3 small nucleolar RNA-associated protein 18 homolog — encoded protein: MSSLISQNITHSIGDEKSKRKTKGEGKEESEKKINRKRKKEHNEENKEVEIKDKQEMEKLENLLFGSLYNPVGFGKDDDDEKRDDGRNDSAMFFVDRAADSALSVYEGDAQLVQEGIIEVEKERKPVWVDDEEEKARIKLASVNRLRKLRKEEGEDVVSGSTYVERLRAQHAKLNPGTEWAQIDYQSRNYSSDDEDSDKEGKHIDDYGSKDVKLVDDILQSNEDLVVKSRTKLLPGLLEYSRLVDANTVDSSNAPINSVQFHKNSQLLLVGGLDKKLRFFQIDGKRNTMIQSIFLEGFPIKKASFLPNGSQVIISGRRKFFHVLDLVKASVDKVGPLVGREEKSLESFEVSPDSNTIAFLGNEGYILLVSTKTKELIGTLKMNGTVRSAAFSDDGQQLLSSGGDGHIYHWDLRTRTCIHKGVDEGSINGTALCTSPNGSLFASGSDSGIVNIYNKQEFLGGKRRPIKAIENLTTKVDFMKFNHDAQILAISSGMNKNSSKLVHIPSFTVFSNWPSPNQFVHYPRCLDFSPHGGFMALGNAAGKVLLYKLHHYHDA